The proteins below are encoded in one region of Coffea arabica cultivar ET-39 chromosome 4c, Coffea Arabica ET-39 HiFi, whole genome shotgun sequence:
- the LOC113742584 gene encoding D-glycerate 3-kinase, chloroplastic isoform X2, which yields MAAVNILWQPTNPGQLTPPSTSPSHSNFNSDIIHTDCYHNNSTNRIAIKSKWAAVPRRALTKVRAKFSPLPSQMLPESSISSGGKSSWIQDNSACGDNFVHNGHRQGPIHSRFPTAPAEVSSVKDLFDFICSGPLLDKFGLTTEKVAESIDKWLLYGSKLCRLFQLDELYMTEPQKVRIYHYYVPVFLWCEDEISQHMSTFNEGEDIPPLVIGFSAPQGCGKTTLVFALDYLFRITGRKTATLSIDDFYLTAESQAKLRESNSGNALLEFRGNAGSHDLSLSVETLTALSKLTKEGLKMKLPRYDKSAHNGRGDRADPSTWPEVEGPLTAVLFEGWMLGFKPVPAETVKAVDPQAEIAMRADGNPGMSDEEVMDFVSRYLPAYKAYLPTLYAEGPKGSDPKHVLVIEIDEGRNPILGC from the exons ATGGCGGCGGTGAATATACTATGGCAACCCACAAATCCAGGGCAGCTGACACCGCCCTCCACCTCACCATCTCATTCCAATTTCAATTCCGATATAATTCATACTGATTGTTATCATAATAATAGTACTAATCGGATAGCTATCAAATCCAAATGGGCTGCCGTCCCAAGAAGAGCACTGACCAAAGTCAGAGCAAAGTTCTCTCCTTTACCTTCCCAAATGTTGCCTGAATCCTCAATTTCATCAG GCGGTAAAAGTTCTTGGATACAAGACAATTCTGCTTGTGGTGATAATTTTGTTCACAATGGTCACAGGCAAGGCCCAATACATTCCCGCTTTCCCACAGCACCTGCTGAGGTTTCATCTGTGAAggatctatttgatttcatatgCTCAGGACCACTTCTAGACAAGTTCGGTCTAACCACAGAGAAGGTGGCAGAGTCGATTGACAAGTGGTTACTGTATGGCTCAAAATTGTGTAGATTGTTTCAACTCGATGAGTTGTATATGACAGAACCTCAAAAAGTTCGAATCTACCACTACTATGTTCCAGTGTTCTTGTGGTGTGAAGACGAAATTTCTCAGCATATGTCAACTTTTAATGAAGGAGAAGATATCCCTCCTTTGGTG ATTGGTTTTAGTGCACCACAAGGTTGTGGAAAAACAACACTTGTCTTTGCACTGGATTATCTTTTTCGGATCACTGGGAG GAAGACTGCAACCTTATCCATTGACGACTTCTATTTAACTGCAGAGAGTCAG GCAAAACTGCGTGAAAGCAATTCAGGGAATGCGCTTTTAGAG TTTCGCGGAAATGCTGGAAGCCATGATCTTTCATTGTCAGTTGAGACACTGACAGCTCTATCCAAATTGACTAAAGAAG GGTTGAAAATGAAACTTCCTCGGTATGATAAA TCTGCACACAATGGTAGAGGTGACCGAGCTGATCCTTCGACATGGCCAGAAGTTGAGGGGCCACTAACT GCTGTCCTGTTTGAGGGTTGGATGCTTGGTTTTAAACCTGTCCCTGCTGAAACCGTCAAAGCTGTTGATCCTCAG GCAGAGATTGCTATGAGGGCGGATGGAAACCCAGGCATGTCCGATGAAGAG GTCATGGATTTTGTTTCACGGTACTTGCCTGCATACAAGGCTTATCTCCCTACTCTTTACGCCGAAGGACCCAAGGGTTCTGATCCAAAGCATGTCCTTGTCATTGAGATTGACGAAGGAAGAAACCCCATCCTTGGTTGCTAG
- the LOC113742584 gene encoding D-glycerate 3-kinase, chloroplastic isoform X1: protein MAAVNILWQPTNPGQLTPPSTSPSHSNFNSDIIHTDCYHNNSTNRIAIKSKWAAVPRRALTKVRAKFSPLPSQMLPESSISSGGKSSWIQDNSACGDNFVHNGHRQGPIHSRFPTAPAEVSSVKDLFDFICSGPLLDKFGLTTEKVAESIDKWLLYGSKLCRLFQLDELYMTEPQKVRIYHYYVPVFLWCEDEISQHMSTFNEGEDIPPLVIGFSAPQGCGKTTLVFALDYLFRITGRKTATLSIDDFYLTAESQAKLRESNSGNALLEFRGNAGSHDLSLSVETLTALSKLTKEGLKMKLPRYDKSAHNGRGDRADPSTWPEVEGPLTAVLFEGWMLGFKPVPAETVKAVDPQLETVNKNLEAYYDVWDRFVNSWIIIKIQDPNYVFRWRLQAEIAMRADGNPGMSDEEVMDFVSRYLPAYKAYLPTLYAEGPKGSDPKHVLVIEIDEGRNPILGC from the exons ATGGCGGCGGTGAATATACTATGGCAACCCACAAATCCAGGGCAGCTGACACCGCCCTCCACCTCACCATCTCATTCCAATTTCAATTCCGATATAATTCATACTGATTGTTATCATAATAATAGTACTAATCGGATAGCTATCAAATCCAAATGGGCTGCCGTCCCAAGAAGAGCACTGACCAAAGTCAGAGCAAAGTTCTCTCCTTTACCTTCCCAAATGTTGCCTGAATCCTCAATTTCATCAG GCGGTAAAAGTTCTTGGATACAAGACAATTCTGCTTGTGGTGATAATTTTGTTCACAATGGTCACAGGCAAGGCCCAATACATTCCCGCTTTCCCACAGCACCTGCTGAGGTTTCATCTGTGAAggatctatttgatttcatatgCTCAGGACCACTTCTAGACAAGTTCGGTCTAACCACAGAGAAGGTGGCAGAGTCGATTGACAAGTGGTTACTGTATGGCTCAAAATTGTGTAGATTGTTTCAACTCGATGAGTTGTATATGACAGAACCTCAAAAAGTTCGAATCTACCACTACTATGTTCCAGTGTTCTTGTGGTGTGAAGACGAAATTTCTCAGCATATGTCAACTTTTAATGAAGGAGAAGATATCCCTCCTTTGGTG ATTGGTTTTAGTGCACCACAAGGTTGTGGAAAAACAACACTTGTCTTTGCACTGGATTATCTTTTTCGGATCACTGGGAG GAAGACTGCAACCTTATCCATTGACGACTTCTATTTAACTGCAGAGAGTCAG GCAAAACTGCGTGAAAGCAATTCAGGGAATGCGCTTTTAGAG TTTCGCGGAAATGCTGGAAGCCATGATCTTTCATTGTCAGTTGAGACACTGACAGCTCTATCCAAATTGACTAAAGAAG GGTTGAAAATGAAACTTCCTCGGTATGATAAA TCTGCACACAATGGTAGAGGTGACCGAGCTGATCCTTCGACATGGCCAGAAGTTGAGGGGCCACTAACT GCTGTCCTGTTTGAGGGTTGGATGCTTGGTTTTAAACCTGTCCCTGCTGAAACCGTCAAAGCTGTTGATCCTCAG CTTGAGACAGTGAATAAGAATCTGGAAGCATATTATGATGTATGGGACAGGTTTGTAAACTCATGGATAATTATCAAGATTCAAGACCCAAATTATGTCTTCCGGTGGCGGTTGCAG GCAGAGATTGCTATGAGGGCGGATGGAAACCCAGGCATGTCCGATGAAGAG GTCATGGATTTTGTTTCACGGTACTTGCCTGCATACAAGGCTTATCTCCCTACTCTTTACGCCGAAGGACCCAAGGGTTCTGATCCAAAGCATGTCCTTGTCATTGAGATTGACGAAGGAAGAAACCCCATCCTTGGTTGCTAG
- the LOC113742446 gene encoding cyclin-A2-4-like: MMKENLVKSAVGEPTGRITRARAAAYRQSGDMHSKELSKLQDEKLNLKRPALNERNNDAPPNPCNQPKRRAVLEDVTNVFCKNSRRKCLNATKIPRNRKEGRKSSIMESKLVAPVAVEAQQAVVDSATSISQEIERTSLQSGKVACSLKLDKHSLCSSNEFIRKNCGKDCQLIKQECGNLLRHESISKKETILENEMSAASTTPDFTDIDADHGDPQLCSLYASEIYRNLHVAEIIRRPDSLYMEGIQQDISQTMRGILVDWLVEACDHYKLVPDTLYLTVYLVDMFLSQKYIARQRLQLLGITCMLIASKYEEICAPRVEELCFITDNTYTKTEVLELESEVLNNLGFQLSAPTAKTFLRRFLRAAHSSYECSSLVLEFLAKYLAELTLVHYGFLKFLPSVIAASAIFLARWTLKQSGHPWNPTMEYYTKYKASDLKTTVLALQCLQLDSHSCPSNAIRTKYQQDKFKCVAALRSPKLCDTVFQT, translated from the exons ATGATGAAGGAAAATCTGGTAAAATCTGCAGTTGGAGAGCCAACAGGCCGAATCACAAGAGCTCGAGCAGCTGCTTATCGTCAATCAGGAGATATGCATTCCAAGGAACTGTCAAAGCTGCAAGATGAGAAGTTGAACTTGAAAAGACCGGCCTTGAATGAGAGGAACAACGATGCTCCTCCGAATCCTTGTAATCAGCCTAAGAGGAGGGCTGTTCTTGAGGATGTCACTAATGTTTTCTGCAAGAATTCACGAAGGAAGTGCCTTAATGCAACTAAAATTCCT AGGAACAGAAAAGAAGGTAGAAAAAGCTCAATAATGGAGTCCAAATTGGTTGCTCCTGTGGCAGTAGAAGCACAACAGGCTGTGGTTGATTCAGCAACAAGTATCAGCCAAGAAATTGAGCGTACATCACTTCAATCTGGCAAAGTTGCCTGTTCACTGAAGTTGGATAAGCACTCATTATGCAGCTCAAATGAGTTTATCAGGAAAAATTGTGGCAAAGATTGTCAGCTCATAAAGCAAGAATGTGGCAATCTCTTGCGACACGAAAGCATTTCAAAGAAAG AAACCATTCTTGAAAATGAGATGTCAGCAGCATCTACAACACCAGACTTTACTGATATTGATGCTGATCACGGGGATCCCCAGTTATGCAGCCTATACGCTTCTGAGATATATAGGAACTTACATGTTGCAGAG ATCATCAGAAGACCAGATTCTCTTTATATGGAAGGAATTCAGCAAGATATCAGTCAGACAATGCGGGGAATTTTAGTAGACTGGCTTGTCGAG GCGTGTGATCATTATAAGCTGGTGCCAGACACACTTTATCTGACAGTATACCTGGTCGATATGTTCCTCTCTCAAAAGTACATAGCAAGGCAAAGACTTCAACTTCTTGGCATTACTTGTATGCTAATTGCCTC GAAATATGAAGAAATTTGTGCACCACGTGTGGAGGAGTTGTGTTTCATCACGGACAACACTTACACCAAAACTGAG GTCCTGGAACTAGAGAGTGAAGTTTTGAACAATTTGGGGTTTCAACTGTCAGCTCCTACTGCTAAAACTTTTCTTAG GAGATTCCTACGTGCAGCACATTCATCTTATGAG TGCTCGAGTCTCGTGTTGGAGTTCTTAGCCAAGTACCTTGCAGAGTTGACATTGGTCCATTATGGTTTCCTGAAGTTCCTTCCTTCTGTAATTGCTGCATCAGCAATATTCCTTGCCAGATGGACACTTAAACAATCAGGCCACCCATGG AATCCAACAATGGAATACTATACCAAGTACAAGGCTTCAGATCTGAAAACAACAGTTCTTGCTTTACAATGTCTTCAGTTAGACAGTCATTCTTGTCCTTCAAATGCTATACGCACAAAGTACCAGCAAGATAAG TTTAAATGTGTTGCGGCTCTGCGCTCCCCAAAACTTTGTGACACTGTGTTCCAAACATGA